Proteins encoded in a region of the Streptomyces violaceoruber genome:
- the cobA gene encoding uroporphyrinogen-III C-methyltransferase — translation MAEHPAYPVGLRLAGRRVVVLGGGQVAQRRLPALVAAGADIRLVSPEATPSVEAMADAGEITWEQRPYAEGDLADAWYALIATSDTAANDAASAEGERHRVWCVRSDDADRATAWTPATGHSEGVTVAVLTTEARHRDPRHTAAIRDAVVEGLRDGTLVAPHRRTRTPGVALVGGGPGDPDLITVRGRRLLAEADVVIADRLGPRDLLAELPPHVEVIDAAKIPYGRFMAQEAINNALIEHARQGKAVVRLKGGDPFVFGRGMEEAQALAEAGITCTVVPGISSTISVPGAAGIPVTHRGVAHEFTVVSGHVAPDDERSLVDWPSLAKLTGTLVILMGVDKIGKIAGTLIAHGKSPDTPVALVQEGTTAAQRRVDATLATVAEVAVAEEVRPPAVIVVGEVVAVGPHGTA, via the coding sequence ATGGCCGAACACCCCGCCTACCCCGTAGGCCTCCGTCTCGCGGGCCGTCGCGTGGTCGTCCTCGGCGGCGGACAGGTCGCCCAGCGCCGCCTGCCCGCCCTCGTCGCGGCCGGTGCCGACATCCGCCTCGTCTCCCCGGAGGCGACTCCGTCCGTCGAGGCGATGGCGGACGCGGGCGAGATCACCTGGGAGCAGCGCCCGTACGCGGAGGGGGACCTCGCCGACGCCTGGTACGCCCTGATCGCCACCAGCGACACCGCGGCCAACGACGCCGCCTCCGCCGAGGGCGAGCGGCACCGCGTGTGGTGCGTCCGCTCCGACGACGCCGACCGGGCCACGGCCTGGACCCCGGCGACCGGACACAGCGAGGGCGTCACCGTCGCCGTACTCACCACCGAAGCACGCCACCGCGACCCCCGGCACACGGCCGCCATCCGCGACGCGGTGGTGGAGGGCCTGCGCGACGGCACCCTCGTCGCCCCGCACCGGCGCACCCGCACACCCGGCGTCGCCCTGGTCGGCGGCGGTCCCGGCGACCCGGACCTGATCACCGTCCGCGGCCGCCGCCTGCTCGCCGAGGCCGACGTCGTCATCGCCGACCGGCTCGGCCCCCGCGACCTGCTCGCCGAGCTGCCGCCGCACGTCGAGGTCATCGACGCCGCCAAGATCCCGTACGGCCGCTTCATGGCCCAGGAGGCCATCAACAACGCGCTGATCGAGCACGCCCGGCAGGGCAAGGCGGTCGTACGGCTGAAGGGCGGCGACCCGTTCGTCTTCGGCCGGGGCATGGAGGAGGCGCAGGCGCTGGCCGAGGCGGGCATCACGTGCACCGTCGTCCCCGGCATCTCCAGCACGATCTCGGTCCCCGGTGCGGCCGGCATCCCGGTCACCCACCGGGGCGTCGCCCACGAGTTCACCGTGGTCAGCGGGCACGTCGCCCCCGACGACGAGCGCTCCCTGGTCGACTGGCCGTCCCTCGCGAAGCTGACCGGCACGCTCGTGATCCTCATGGGCGTCGACAAGATCGGCAAGATCGCCGGGACCCTGATCGCGCACGGCAAGTCCCCCGACACCCCGGTTGCCCTCGTCCAGGAGGGCACCACGGCCGCCCAGCGCCGGGTGGACGCGACCCTCGCCACCGTCGCCGAGGTGGCCGTCGCCGAAGAGGTCAGGCCGCCCGCCGTCATCGTCGTCGGCGAGGTCGTCGCCGTCGGCCCGCACGGGACGGCCTGA
- a CDS encoding TrmH family RNA methyltransferase → MAGLVTIDDPDDPRLHDYTGLTDVELRRRREPAEGLFIAEGEKVIRRAGEAGYAMRSMLLSAKWVDAMRDIIDAAPAPVYVVDPALAERVTGYHVHRGALASMQRKPLDTAAGLLTTARRVVVMESVNDHTNIGAIFRSAAALGMDAILLSPDCADPLYRRSVKVSMGAVFSVPYARLDTWPAGLAAVGEAGFTLLALTPDERAEPLDAVAPHRMDRVALMLGAEGSGLTRRALAASDTWVRIPMSHGVDSLNVGAAAAVAFYAVTAGRPPA, encoded by the coding sequence GTGGCCGGCCTCGTCACGATCGACGACCCCGACGACCCACGTCTGCACGACTACACCGGCCTCACCGACGTCGAGCTGCGCCGTCGGCGCGAACCCGCCGAGGGCCTGTTCATCGCCGAGGGCGAGAAGGTCATCCGGCGGGCCGGCGAGGCGGGCTACGCGATGCGCTCGATGCTGCTGTCCGCCAAGTGGGTCGACGCCATGCGCGACATCATCGACGCGGCGCCCGCCCCGGTCTACGTCGTCGACCCGGCGCTCGCCGAACGGGTCACCGGCTACCACGTGCACCGCGGCGCGCTGGCCTCGATGCAGCGCAAGCCGCTGGACACGGCCGCCGGCCTGCTGACGACCGCCCGCCGTGTCGTCGTCATGGAGTCCGTCAACGACCACACCAACATCGGGGCGATCTTCCGCTCCGCCGCCGCGCTCGGCATGGACGCGATCCTGCTCTCCCCGGACTGCGCGGACCCCCTGTACCGGCGCAGCGTCAAGGTCTCGATGGGCGCGGTCTTCTCCGTGCCGTACGCCCGCCTCGACACCTGGCCGGCCGGTCTGGCTGCGGTCGGTGAGGCGGGCTTCACGCTCCTCGCCCTCACCCCCGACGAGCGGGCCGAGCCCCTCGACGCGGTCGCCCCGCACCGGATGGACCGGGTGGCCCTCATGCTGGGCGCCGAGGGCAGCGGGCTGACCCGGCGGGCCCTGGCGGCGTCCGACACGTGGGTGCGCATCCCGATGTCCCACGGCGTCGACTCCCTGAACGTCGGCGCGGCGGCCGCGGTCGCCTTCTACGCGGTGACGGCGGGACGCCCCCCGGCCTAG
- a CDS encoding serine/threonine-protein kinase, with translation MNMAMMRLRREDPRVVGSFRLHRRLGAGGMGVVYLGSDKKGQRVALKVIRPDLAEDQEFRSRFAREVSAARRIRGGCTARLVAADLEADRPWFATQYVPGPSLHDKVADGGPLGAADVAAVGAALSEGLVAVHEAGVVHRDLKPSNILLSPKGPRIIDFGIAWATGASTLTHVGTAVGSPGFLAPEQVRGAAVTPATDVFSLGATLAYASMGDSPFGHGSSEVMLYRVVHEEAQLHGVPDALAPLVRACLAKDPEERPSTLQLSLRLKEIAAREAQGMADVRPPAPRSGEADVPTGRLADTYPERAQRRPQGRPGPQGTPAPRGTSASRGSAPRGSVPSRGGAPSRGGTPSRGGTPSRGGTPSRGGTSSRGGGTGARSGSRPTPTRDTTGRNSSRNDGGRPAPRGGSGRTAPRTTGTGWRRPANPRLLRQRLFVFVVVTLLVALGIAAAQGCQGPARGLGDERGGGVRATQRDQVDPPGGLPEPRTPGR, from the coding sequence ATGAACATGGCGATGATGCGCCTGAGGCGCGAGGACCCGCGCGTCGTCGGCTCGTTCAGGCTTCACAGGCGGCTCGGCGCGGGTGGAATGGGCGTGGTCTACCTGGGCTCCGACAAGAAGGGGCAGCGGGTCGCGCTGAAGGTCATCCGGCCGGACCTGGCGGAGGACCAGGAGTTCCGGTCGCGGTTCGCCCGTGAGGTGTCGGCGGCCCGGCGCATCCGGGGCGGCTGCACCGCCCGGCTGGTCGCCGCGGACCTGGAGGCGGACCGTCCCTGGTTCGCCACCCAGTACGTGCCCGGCCCCTCCCTGCATGACAAGGTCGCCGACGGGGGCCCGCTCGGCGCGGCCGACGTCGCGGCCGTGGGCGCCGCGCTGTCCGAGGGCCTGGTCGCCGTGCACGAGGCCGGGGTGGTGCACCGGGATCTGAAGCCGTCCAACATCCTGCTGTCCCCCAAGGGGCCGCGGATCATCGACTTCGGCATCGCCTGGGCCACCGGTGCCTCCACCCTCACGCACGTCGGGACGGCGGTCGGCTCCCCCGGGTTCCTCGCGCCGGAGCAGGTGCGCGGGGCCGCGGTCACTCCGGCCACGGACGTGTTCTCGCTCGGGGCCACGCTGGCGTACGCGTCGATGGGCGACTCGCCCTTCGGGCACGGCAGTTCCGAGGTGATGCTGTACCGCGTGGTGCACGAGGAGGCCCAGCTGCACGGCGTCCCGGACGCGCTCGCCCCGCTGGTGCGGGCGTGCCTGGCCAAGGACCCCGAGGAACGCCCCAGCACCCTGCAACTGTCGCTGCGGCTCAAGGAGATCGCCGCCCGGGAGGCCCAGGGCATGGCCGACGTACGGCCGCCCGCGCCGCGCAGTGGTGAGGCGGACGTGCCCACGGGGCGGCTCGCCGACACCTACCCGGAGCGTGCTCAGCGGCGTCCGCAGGGCCGGCCGGGTCCGCAGGGCACTCCCGCGCCGCGCGGCACGTCGGCGTCGCGGGGATCCGCGCCCCGGGGTTCCGTCCCGTCGCGGGGCGGAGCGCCCTCTCGTGGCGGAACACCCTCGCGCGGTGGCACCCCGTCCCGCGGTGGCACCCCGTCCCGCGGTGGCACGTCGTCGCGCGGTGGTGGTACGGGGGCGCGGTCCGGGTCCCGGCCCACGCCGACCCGCGACACGACCGGCCGGAACTCCTCGCGCAACGACGGTGGCCGGCCCGCACCGCGCGGCGGCTCCGGCCGTACGGCGCCCAGGACGACGGGGACCGGCTGGCGGCGGCCCGCCAATCCGCGGCTGCTGCGGCAGCGGCTGTTCGTGTTCGTGGTCGTGACGCTGCTGGTCGCACTGGGTATCGCCGCCGCACAGGGCTGCCAGGGGCCCGCGCGCGGGCTCGGCGACGAACGGGGCGGCGGCGTGCGGGCGACGCAGCGGGATCAGGTGGACCCGCCGGGCGGCCTCCCGGAGCCGCGGACCCCCGGGCGCTGA
- a CDS encoding membrane protein, which produces MAQTVPRTLVRTRENRRQGRRHPAVATLMALPLAVLLLLVFDGWETVATQASSVGVVLGR; this is translated from the coding sequence ATGGCCCAGACGGTTCCGCGGACGCTGGTCCGCACACGGGAAAACCGCCGTCAGGGCCGTCGCCACCCCGCGGTGGCGACGCTCATGGCCCTGCCCCTGGCGGTCCTGCTCCTCCTCGTCTTCGACGGGTGGGAGACAGTGGCCACACAGGCGTCGTCCGTGGGTGTGGTGCTGGGGCGCTGA
- a CDS encoding aminoglycoside phosphotransferase family protein, with product MTTDAPALLPALQARVRETAHARTPAGCPCGAATLADRPDATVVRHAGTVAKAHAADADPAELSLRVTAAARLPGVLLPPLAPAPVDLHGRLVTYWPYGTPVDPEDPDAAPWEAAATLLARLHRTPAPAALPPMRGPAKAARAVARLSDTAPDHPAAAPVLAAWAALPAWARGEAAMPGPAALCHGDLHLGQLIRHPAPDGPWLLIDVDDLGTGVPAWDLARPAAWYACGLLPPEEWHRFLTAYRAAGGPAVPAEGDPWPALDVPARALTAQTAARAVAKAVLAGRALDEVERSLVDACARMASVRPADPRG from the coding sequence GTGACCACGGACGCCCCCGCCCTCCTCCCCGCCCTCCAGGCCCGCGTCAGGGAAACGGCCCACGCCCGCACCCCGGCCGGCTGCCCCTGCGGCGCGGCCACTCTCGCCGACCGCCCCGACGCCACCGTCGTCCGGCACGCGGGCACCGTCGCCAAGGCCCACGCCGCGGACGCCGACCCCGCCGAGCTGTCCCTCCGTGTCACCGCGGCCGCCCGGCTCCCCGGCGTGCTGCTGCCCCCGCTCGCCCCGGCCCCCGTCGACCTGCACGGGCGGCTCGTCACCTACTGGCCCTACGGCACGCCCGTGGACCCCGAGGATCCGGACGCCGCGCCGTGGGAAGCCGCGGCGACCCTCCTCGCCCGCCTCCACCGCACGCCGGCCCCTGCCGCCCTGCCCCCCATGCGCGGCCCCGCGAAGGCGGCCCGGGCCGTGGCACGCCTGAGCGACACCGCCCCCGACCACCCCGCCGCCGCGCCCGTGCTGGCGGCCTGGGCGGCACTTCCCGCCTGGGCGCGCGGCGAGGCCGCCATGCCGGGGCCGGCCGCCCTCTGCCACGGCGACCTCCACCTCGGCCAGCTCATACGCCACCCCGCCCCCGACGGACCCTGGCTGCTGATCGACGTCGACGACCTCGGCACCGGCGTCCCGGCCTGGGACCTGGCCCGCCCCGCGGCCTGGTACGCCTGCGGGCTGCTCCCGCCCGAGGAGTGGCACCGCTTCCTGACCGCCTACCGAGCCGCCGGCGGCCCCGCCGTCCCCGCCGAGGGCGACCCGTGGCCCGCCCTGGACGTCCCGGCCCGCGCGCTCACCGCGCAGACCGCCGCCCGGGCCGTCGCCAAGGCGGTCCTGGCCGGCCGGGCGCTGGACGAGGTGGAGCGCTCCCTCGTCGACGCGTGCGCGCGCATGGCGTCCGTACGGCCCGCCGACCCACGGGGTTGA
- a CDS encoding TFIIB-type zinc ribbon-containing protein — protein MQCPKCHAPMHTYNRNGVQIEQCSGCRGIFLDYGELESLTRLEAQWSQPAPPAPPAPPQAYPAAQAPAWGAPHGGGHGHYGHHRQKSFGRMLFSS, from the coding sequence ATGCAGTGCCCCAAGTGCCACGCACCGATGCACACCTACAACCGCAACGGCGTTCAGATCGAGCAGTGCAGCGGCTGCCGAGGCATCTTCCTCGACTACGGCGAGCTGGAGTCGCTGACCCGCCTGGAGGCCCAGTGGTCCCAGCCCGCTCCGCCGGCCCCGCCCGCCCCGCCGCAGGCGTACCCGGCGGCCCAGGCGCCGGCCTGGGGTGCCCCGCACGGCGGCGGTCACGGTCACTACGGCCACCACCGTCAGAAGAGCTTCGGCCGCATGCTCTTCTCGAGCTGA
- a CDS encoding chorismate-binding protein: MLDLPPLARFGDRLATGLLDVTSDPAALESEGFWAVCADFEGGLTCARFAEVRTEPVPAPTPGEWRGPAVGDWTSSLDRAAYTTGVRRIRAHIAAGEVYQANLCRVLTAPIGPGADVDALTALLARGNPAPYAGTVRLPEHGVEIATASPELFLRRDGRTVESGPIKGTGRTEADLLEKDYAENVMIVDLVRNDLGRVCATGTVTVPDLCAVEKHPGLVHLVSTVRGELPADAGWPELLDAAFPPGSVTGAPKSSALRIIDALETAPRGPYCGGVGWVDADRGTGGLAVGIRTFWIERAAGGDARLRFGTGAGITWGSDPEGEWRETELKAARLLAVASGAYEVNATGEVLAT; this comes from the coding sequence GTGCTCGACCTCCCGCCCCTCGCCCGCTTCGGCGACCGTCTCGCCACCGGTCTCCTCGACGTCACGAGTGATCCCGCCGCCCTCGAATCCGAGGGGTTCTGGGCCGTCTGCGCGGACTTCGAAGGCGGCCTGACCTGCGCACGCTTCGCGGAGGTACGGACCGAGCCGGTGCCCGCGCCCACGCCGGGGGAGTGGCGGGGGCCCGCCGTCGGCGACTGGACGTCGTCGCTCGACCGCGCCGCGTACACGACGGGCGTACGGCGCATCCGCGCCCACATAGCCGCGGGCGAGGTCTACCAGGCCAACCTCTGCCGGGTGCTGACGGCACCGATCGGCCCGGGCGCCGACGTGGACGCCCTCACCGCCCTGCTGGCCCGCGGCAACCCGGCGCCGTACGCCGGGACGGTCCGGCTGCCGGAGCACGGCGTCGAGATCGCCACCGCCTCGCCCGAGCTGTTCCTGCGCCGGGACGGCCGCACGGTCGAGTCCGGGCCGATCAAGGGAACCGGGCGGACCGAGGCCGACCTGCTGGAGAAGGACTATGCCGAGAACGTCATGATCGTGGACCTGGTCCGCAACGACCTGGGGCGCGTCTGCGCCACCGGCACGGTCACGGTGCCCGACCTGTGCGCCGTCGAGAAGCACCCGGGCCTCGTCCACCTGGTCTCCACGGTGCGCGGCGAGCTGCCCGCCGACGCCGGCTGGCCGGAGCTGCTCGACGCGGCCTTCCCGCCCGGGTCCGTCACCGGCGCGCCCAAGTCCAGCGCCCTGCGGATCATCGACGCGCTGGAGACCGCGCCCCGGGGCCCGTACTGCGGGGGCGTCGGCTGGGTCGACGCCGACCGGGGCACGGGCGGGCTGGCCGTCGGCATCCGCACCTTCTGGATCGAGCGGGCCGCCGGCGGGGACGCCCGGCTGCGTTTCGGCACCGGCGCCGGCATCACCTGGGGCTCCGACCCGGAGGGCGAGTGGCGGGAGACCGAACTGAAGGCCGCCCGGCTGCTCGCGGTAGCGTCGGGGGCGTACGAGGTGAACGCGACGGGAGAGGTGCTGGCGACGTGA
- a CDS encoding aminotransferase class IV, whose protein sequence is MKIWLDGGLQDIGSARVSVLDHGLTVGDGIFETVKAVDGRPFALTRHLDRLTRSARGLGLPAPDHDEVRRACAAVLEANPMPLGRLRVTYTGGHGPLGSDRGEHGPTLVVALGETGRRPDSTAVITVPWTRNERGALTGLKTTSYAENVVALARARERGATEALFGNTVGRLCEGTGSNVFVVLDGEIHTPPVASGCLAGITRALAAEWTGARETDLPLDVLERADEVFLTSTLRDVQAVHRIDDRELPGAPGPVTAKAMRIFQERSGDDLDP, encoded by the coding sequence GTGAAGATCTGGCTCGACGGCGGGTTGCAGGACATCGGTTCCGCCCGCGTCTCCGTCCTCGATCACGGACTGACCGTGGGCGACGGCATCTTCGAGACCGTGAAGGCGGTGGACGGCCGGCCGTTCGCGTTGACCCGGCACCTGGACCGGCTGACCCGCTCGGCCCGCGGCCTCGGCCTGCCCGCCCCCGACCACGACGAGGTCCGCCGCGCCTGTGCCGCCGTGCTGGAGGCCAACCCGATGCCGCTGGGCCGGCTGCGCGTCACCTACACCGGCGGCCACGGCCCGCTCGGCTCCGACCGCGGCGAGCACGGCCCGACCCTCGTCGTCGCCCTCGGCGAGACCGGCCGCCGCCCCGACTCCACCGCCGTGATCACGGTGCCCTGGACCCGCAACGAACGCGGCGCGCTCACCGGCCTGAAGACCACCTCCTACGCCGAGAACGTCGTCGCCCTGGCCCGCGCCCGCGAACGGGGCGCCACCGAGGCGCTGTTCGGCAACACGGTGGGCCGGCTCTGCGAGGGCACCGGGTCGAACGTCTTCGTCGTCCTCGACGGCGAGATCCACACCCCGCCGGTCGCCTCCGGCTGCCTCGCCGGGATCACCCGCGCCCTGGCCGCCGAGTGGACCGGTGCCCGCGAGACCGACCTCCCGCTGGACGTCCTGGAGCGCGCCGACGAGGTCTTCCTGACCTCGACGCTGCGGGACGTACAGGCCGTGCACCGGATCGACGACCGCGAACTGCCGGGCGCCCCGGGACCGGTGACGGCCAAGGCCATGCGGATCTTCCAGGAGCGGTCCGGGGACGACCTGGATCCGTGA
- a CDS encoding GNAT family N-acetyltransferase: MTTTLRPTEPLQRAADGTRSRHYQVCVNSRPVGVLHLGTSPTLGDSVAVIHKLHVDEPDRGRGRGTVAALAAEEVARSWGCRQIEAGVDGDAQAGTRLAQALGYAVRNRTMAKPLGDTPPALPAGSRARPMTPEDFAAWHAYESERYARTWMERGVPEADAHAKARRDHEVLLPQGEATENMLFSVLEHEGERVGTLWLALREDRAFVFDVEADAQHRGRGHGRTLMLLAEAQAITAGRHLIGLNVFAGNTAAERLYESLGYETTRYSYCKPLV, from the coding sequence ATGACCACGACCCTGCGGCCGACCGAGCCGCTCCAGCGCGCCGCCGACGGGACCCGTTCGCGCCACTACCAGGTGTGTGTGAACAGTCGCCCCGTCGGTGTGCTGCACCTCGGCACCTCGCCCACCCTCGGCGACTCGGTGGCCGTGATCCACAAGCTCCACGTCGACGAACCGGACCGCGGACGCGGCCGGGGCACGGTGGCCGCGCTCGCCGCGGAGGAGGTGGCGCGCTCCTGGGGCTGCCGGCAGATCGAGGCGGGCGTCGACGGCGACGCCCAGGCGGGCACGCGGCTCGCGCAGGCGCTCGGCTACGCGGTGCGCAACCGCACCATGGCCAAACCGCTCGGCGACACCCCGCCCGCCCTGCCCGCGGGCAGCCGGGCGCGGCCCATGACACCGGAGGACTTCGCCGCCTGGCACGCGTACGAGTCGGAGCGCTACGCCCGCACCTGGATGGAGCGGGGCGTGCCCGAGGCCGACGCGCACGCGAAGGCCCGCCGCGATCACGAAGTGCTGCTGCCCCAGGGGGAGGCCACCGAGAACATGCTGTTCAGCGTGTTGGAGCACGAGGGCGAGCGGGTCGGGACCCTGTGGCTGGCGCTGCGCGAGGACCGGGCCTTCGTCTTCGACGTCGAGGCCGACGCCCAGCACCGGGGCCGGGGACACGGCCGCACCCTGATGCTGCTGGCGGAGGCCCAGGCGATCACCGCCGGCCGCCACCTGATCGGCCTCAACGTCTTCGCGGGGAACACCGCCGCCGAGCGGCTCTACGAATCGCTCGGCTACGAGACCACGCGGTACAGCTACTGCAAGCCGCTGGTGTGA
- a CDS encoding DsbA family protein codes for MSDSSPARPAAPVLDVWCELQCPDCHTALDDVRALRARYGDRLEVRLRHFPLEKHKYAFAAAQAAEEAVAQGRGWPYAEAVLDRVAELDRKGEPFLVEVARELGLDAEEFDTALIDGRHILIVDSDQAEGKAIGVTGTPTYVIGGERLDGGKSQDGLRERIEEIADRLLAQPRD; via the coding sequence ATGAGCGACTCCTCCCCCGCCCGTCCCGCCGCGCCCGTCCTCGACGTCTGGTGCGAGCTCCAGTGCCCGGACTGCCACACCGCCCTGGACGACGTCCGCGCCCTGCGGGCCCGCTACGGCGACCGCCTGGAGGTGCGGCTGCGGCACTTCCCGCTGGAGAAGCACAAGTACGCCTTCGCCGCCGCGCAGGCCGCCGAGGAGGCCGTCGCCCAGGGCCGGGGCTGGCCGTACGCCGAAGCGGTCCTGGACCGGGTCGCGGAGCTGGACCGTAAGGGAGAACCCTTCCTGGTCGAGGTCGCCCGGGAACTGGGACTGGACGCCGAGGAGTTCGACACGGCACTCATCGACGGCCGGCACATCCTGATCGTCGACTCCGACCAGGCCGAGGGCAAGGCGATCGGGGTGACCGGCACCCCCACCTACGTGATCGGCGGCGAGCGCCTCGACGGCGGCAAGAGCCAGGACGGGCTGCGCGAGCGCATCGAGGAGATCGCGGACCGGCTGCTGGCCCAGCCGCGGGACTGA
- a CDS encoding CGNR zinc finger domain-containing protein yields MLITHDTRCALDTVVDLVNTVPEDESAPDGLPDVAALQEFVGTHEISDVGVLTEFDLSAVRRIRARFAAVFAAPDARTAAGLINDLVAAAGTTPRLTDHDGYDWHIHYFAPGASVADHLTADCGMALAFFVVAGEQERLRRCEAPDCRRAFVDLSRNRSRRYCDSRTCGNRLHVAAYRARRKEAAG; encoded by the coding sequence GTGCTGATCACCCACGACACCCGGTGCGCGCTCGACACCGTGGTGGATCTGGTGAACACCGTGCCGGAGGACGAATCGGCTCCGGACGGGCTGCCGGACGTCGCGGCCCTCCAGGAATTCGTGGGAACGCACGAGATCAGCGACGTCGGTGTGCTCACCGAATTCGACCTCTCGGCGGTGCGGCGGATCCGCGCGCGGTTCGCGGCGGTCTTCGCCGCTCCGGACGCCCGGACCGCCGCGGGACTGATCAACGACCTCGTAGCCGCCGCGGGCACCACGCCCCGGCTGACCGACCACGACGGCTACGACTGGCACATCCACTATTTCGCGCCCGGCGCCTCCGTCGCGGACCACCTGACCGCGGACTGCGGGATGGCCCTGGCGTTCTTCGTGGTGGCCGGGGAGCAGGAGCGGCTGCGGCGCTGCGAGGCCCCCGACTGCCGGCGCGCCTTCGTCGACCTCTCCCGGAACCGCTCTCGGCGGTACTGCGACAGCCGCACCTGCGGAAACCGCTTGCACGTGGCCGCCTACCGGGCCCGGCGCAAGGAGGCGGCCGGCTGA
- a CDS encoding SsgA family sporulation/cell division regulator translates to MNTTVSCELHLRLVVSSESSLPVPAGLRYDTADPYAVHATFHTGAEETVEWVFARDLLAEGLHRPTGTGDVRVWPSRSHGQGVVCIALSSPEGEALLEAPARALESFLKRTDAAVPPGTEHRHFDLDQELSHILAES, encoded by the coding sequence ATGAACACCACGGTCAGCTGCGAGCTGCACCTGCGCCTCGTTGTGTCGAGCGAGTCCTCCCTGCCTGTCCCCGCAGGCCTGCGGTACGACACGGCCGACCCCTACGCCGTGCACGCCACCTTCCACACCGGAGCCGAGGAGACCGTCGAGTGGGTCTTCGCCCGCGACCTGCTCGCCGAAGGTCTCCACCGTCCCACCGGCACCGGCGACGTCCGTGTCTGGCCGTCCCGCAGTCACGGCCAGGGCGTCGTGTGCATCGCTCTCAGCTCCCCGGAGGGCGAGGCACTGCTCGAGGCCCCGGCGCGGGCCCTGGAGTCCTTCCTGAAGCGCACAGACGCCGCCGTGCCCCCCGGCACGGAACACCGGCACTTCGATCTCGATCAGGAGCTCTCGCACATCCTGGCGGAAAGCTAG
- a CDS encoding TIGR02611 family protein, with the protein MNTGSNKPGEAAVAADRTGTDEATAERALGSRAPEFVKARRALHLSWQVGVFVVGLAVVVAGIIMLPLPGPGWVVIFGGMAIWATEFVWAQLVLRWTKRKVTEAAQRALDPRVRRRNIILTSIGVVIIAVLAGIYLWKFGLEMPWKIKDQ; encoded by the coding sequence ATGAACACGGGGAGTAACAAGCCCGGCGAGGCAGCCGTGGCGGCAGACCGTACGGGGACGGACGAGGCCACGGCCGAGCGGGCGCTCGGTTCGCGGGCGCCGGAATTCGTCAAGGCGCGTCGTGCGCTGCACCTGAGCTGGCAGGTCGGCGTTTTCGTCGTCGGCCTCGCGGTCGTGGTGGCCGGCATCATCATGCTGCCGCTGCCCGGACCGGGCTGGGTCGTGATCTTCGGCGGCATGGCGATCTGGGCGACCGAGTTCGTCTGGGCCCAGCTGGTGCTGCGCTGGACCAAGCGCAAGGTCACCGAGGCGGCGCAGCGTGCCCTCGACCCGAGGGTGCGGCGCCGGAACATCATCCTGACCTCGATCGGCGTGGTGATCATCGCCGTGCTGGCCGGGATCTACCTGTGGAAGTTCGGCCTCGAGATGCCCTGGAAGATCAAGGACCAGTGA